In Peromyscus maniculatus bairdii isolate BWxNUB_F1_BW_parent chromosome 21, HU_Pman_BW_mat_3.1, whole genome shotgun sequence, one DNA window encodes the following:
- the Clps gene encoding colipase, which produces MEKVLVLLLVALVAVAYAAPGPRGLFVNLDDGEICLNSMQCRSKCCQHDTILGIARCTHKAMENSECSPKTVYGVYYRCPCERGLSCEGDKTILGAITNTNYGICLDVGRSKQ; this is translated from the exons ATGGAGAAGGTCCTTGTGCTTCTGCTTGTGGCCCTTGTTGCGGTGGCCTATGCAGCTCCCGGACCCCGGGGACTTTTTGTTAACCTG GACGACGGTGAGATCTGCTTGAACAGCATGCAGTGTAGGAGCAAGTGCTGCCAGCACGACACCATCCTGGGCATCGCCCGCTGCACACACAAGGCCATGGAGAACAGCGAGTGCTCGCCCAAG ACCGTCTACGGGGTTTACTACAGGTGTCCCTGTGAGCGGGGCCTGAGCTGTGAGGGGGACAAGACCATCCTCGGCGCCATCACCAACACCAACTATGGCATCTGCCTTGACGTCGGGCGCTCCAAGCAGTGA